One genomic segment of Myxococcus virescens includes these proteins:
- a CDS encoding RNA polymerase sigma factor — MPPLPQALPAPERAEPLDFERVHAQHAAFVWRTLRRMGVREADLEDVCQEAFLVVHRRLPEFDPRAPVAAWLFGICMRLASDHRKRAHVRRETPVAETPDEARPPEQLESVARTQARARLDRILDALDEDKRAVFVLFEIEQWAMADVAQAVGCPVQTAYARLYAARKQVQEAVARLQGGER, encoded by the coding sequence ATGCCCCCCCTTCCCCAAGCCCTGCCCGCTCCCGAAAGGGCGGAACCGCTCGACTTCGAGCGGGTGCATGCCCAGCACGCGGCCTTCGTGTGGCGCACGCTGCGGCGCATGGGCGTGAGGGAGGCGGACCTGGAGGACGTCTGCCAGGAGGCATTCCTGGTGGTCCATCGCCGTCTCCCCGAGTTCGACCCGCGCGCGCCCGTGGCCGCGTGGCTCTTCGGCATCTGCATGCGATTGGCCTCGGACCATCGCAAGCGGGCCCACGTCCGGCGGGAGACCCCCGTCGCGGAGACTCCTGACGAGGCCCGTCCCCCCGAGCAGCTCGAGTCCGTGGCGCGCACGCAGGCGCGGGCCCGGTTGGACCGCATCCTGGATGCGCTCGACGAGGACAAGCGGGCGGTGTTCGTCCTCTTCGAAATCGAGCAGTGGGCCATGGCCGACGTGGCCCAGGCGGTGGGGTGCCCCGTGCAGACCGCCTACGCGCGGCTGTACGCTGCGCGCAAGCAGGTCCAGGAGGCCGTGGCCCGGCTGCAAGGAGGCGAGAGATGA
- a CDS encoding NmrA family NAD(P)-binding protein produces the protein MSRHQTVLVTAVTGRQGGATARALLAEGSTSVRVLVRNPEAPNDV, from the coding sequence ATGAGTCGTCACCAGACTGTCCTCGTCACCGCCGTCACGGGGCGACAGGGCGGAGCCACGGCCCGAGCGCTGCTGGCGGAAGGCAGCACCTCCGTGCGCGTCCTGGTCCGCAACCCGGAGGCGCCCAACGACGTATAG